The Streptomonospora litoralis genome window below encodes:
- the nrfD gene encoding NrfD/PsrC family molybdoenzyme membrane anchor subunit: protein MSTSDVTKEGIRGARPDREAMTGAASTVDGHRHTGPGDRGAGSEFRSYYNQPVLNQIVWQPRDIAGYFFLGGLAGASSVLAAGADLTGRPDLARPLRYTALAGVTGSLAALINDLGRPARFLNMLRVVKWTSPMSVGTWLLVGYGPLAGAAAVSSATGLLPGPGRLAGLGAAAFGPAVAAYTAPLICDTAVPAWHDGYREMPFVFTGSAAAAAGGMGMITAPVAQAGPARRAGVIGSVLETTAMEAMERRMGMVAEPYKQGRSGTVLRVAKALTVGGAVGALAGGRSRTVSVLAGAALLAGSACTRLGVFKAGQASAADPKYTVVPQRERIRERERAAEHGRAIGEGGAEEGA, encoded by the coding sequence TTGAGCACATCGGACGTGACCAAGGAGGGCATCCGCGGTGCCCGGCCCGACCGCGAGGCGATGACCGGCGCGGCCTCCACCGTCGACGGGCATCGGCACACCGGGCCGGGCGACCGCGGCGCGGGCTCGGAGTTCCGCTCGTATTACAACCAGCCGGTGCTCAACCAGATCGTGTGGCAGCCGCGCGACATCGCCGGGTACTTCTTCCTGGGGGGTCTGGCCGGTGCCTCGTCCGTCCTCGCGGCGGGCGCCGACCTCACCGGCCGCCCCGACCTGGCCCGACCGCTGCGCTACACCGCGCTGGCGGGTGTCACCGGCTCGCTGGCGGCGCTGATCAACGATCTCGGGCGGCCCGCGCGGTTTCTGAACATGCTGCGGGTGGTGAAGTGGACCTCGCCGATGAGCGTGGGGACGTGGCTCCTGGTGGGTTACGGCCCGCTCGCCGGCGCCGCCGCGGTCTCGTCGGCCACCGGCCTGCTGCCGGGGCCGGGCAGGCTCGCGGGCCTGGGCGCCGCCGCCTTCGGCCCGGCCGTCGCGGCCTACACCGCGCCGCTGATCTGCGACACCGCGGTGCCCGCCTGGCACGACGGCTACCGGGAGATGCCGTTCGTGTTCACCGGATCGGCCGCGGCCGCGGCCGGAGGCATGGGCATGATCACGGCGCCGGTGGCGCAGGCCGGGCCCGCCCGGCGCGCGGGAGTCATCGGATCGGTGCTGGAGACGACGGCGATGGAGGCGATGGAGCGGCGCATGGGCATGGTCGCCGAGCCCTACAAGCAGGGGCGCAGCGGCACGGTCCTGCGGGTCGCCAAAGCGCTGACCGTCGGCGGAGCCGTGGGCGCGCTCGCGGGCGGCCGCAGCCGGACGGTCTCGGTCCTCGCCGGGGCCGCGCTGCTGGCCGGGTCGGCCTGCACGCGGTTGGGCGTGTTCAAGGCGGGGCAGGCGTCGGCGGCCGACCCCAAGTACACGGTGGTTCCGCAGCGCGAGCGCATCCGCGAGCGCGAGCGGGCGGCCGAGCACGGACGCGCCATTGGGGAAGGCGGTGCGGAGGAGGGCGCCTGA
- a CDS encoding 4Fe-4S dicluster domain-containing protein, with protein MGFFTDTSVCIGCKACEVACKEWNMIPEDGLDFTAMSLDNSGGLSADTWRHVAFIEQRKPIGVQETGVGRPEGAPDPVDLGMPSFELPGASAGEEERGEFRWLMSSDVCKHCTHAACLDVCPTGSLFRTEYGTVVVQEDICNGCGYCIPACPYGVIGKREDDGRVWKCTLCYDRLGEGQEPACAKACPTDSIQFGDLDELRERADERLRSLHDAGIESAQLYGRDPDDGVGGDGAFFLLLDEPEVYGLPPDPVVTTRDLPSMWRHAGVAAAALLAGITATFIGGRR; from the coding sequence ATGGGCTTCTTCACCGACACCAGCGTGTGCATCGGGTGCAAGGCCTGCGAGGTCGCCTGCAAGGAATGGAACATGATTCCCGAGGACGGCCTGGACTTCACCGCCATGTCCTTGGACAACAGCGGCGGTCTCAGCGCCGACACCTGGCGGCACGTGGCGTTCATCGAGCAGCGCAAGCCGATCGGCGTCCAGGAGACCGGCGTCGGCCGGCCCGAGGGCGCGCCCGACCCGGTCGATCTCGGAATGCCGTCCTTCGAGCTGCCGGGCGCCTCCGCCGGCGAGGAGGAGCGCGGCGAGTTCCGCTGGCTGATGTCGTCCGACGTGTGCAAGCACTGCACGCACGCCGCCTGCCTGGACGTGTGCCCGACGGGGTCGCTGTTCCGCACCGAGTACGGCACGGTCGTGGTCCAGGAGGACATCTGCAACGGGTGCGGGTACTGCATCCCGGCCTGCCCCTACGGGGTGATCGGCAAGCGCGAGGACGACGGCCGGGTGTGGAAGTGCACGCTGTGCTACGACCGGCTGGGCGAGGGCCAGGAGCCGGCGTGCGCGAAGGCGTGCCCGACCGACTCCATCCAGTTCGGCGACCTGGACGAGCTGCGTGAGCGCGCCGACGAGCGGCTGCGCAGCCTGCACGACGCCGGCATCGAGTCCGCGCAGCTCTACGGCCGCGATCCCGACGACGGGGTCGGCGGCGACGGCGCGTTCTTCCTGCTGCTGGACGAACCCGAGGTCTACGGGCTGCCGCCGGATCCCGTGGTGACGACACGGGACCTGCCGTCGATGTGGCGCCACGCGGGCGTCGCGGCGGCGGCGCTGCTGGCCGGAATCACCGCGACGTTCATCGGAGGTCGGCGTTGA
- a CDS encoding proton-conducting transporter transmembrane domain-containing protein yields the protein MGALQPGDALLWMLVGLPAAAGAALLVCGRRADRAAAAVAVAAAAAQLVLAAAAAVQRPTATAPALPGISFGLAVDGLAAVGVCTLAAVFAAVAVFSAGERGEPESGGGRSGAAPDGVRRYGAHYYGLLLLFAAAMSAAVTATDLLTLLMAWEAMGAASYGLIAFHRSEPRSGRSAAVSFITTRTADLGMYAAAGAALAGGVPGLDLSGLAGLEAPWNHVAAGGLLVAALGKSAQLPFSFWLSRAMDGPSPVSALLHSATMVAAGGYLLLRVQPALAATGWPAVAAAWVGALTAVVLGAIACAQRDLKQLLAASTGAQLGFVVLAAGIGGVSGGAAQFAAHAAVKSLLFLVAGVWLAALGTRDLAGLAGAARRHPVAGGCFTAGALALGGVPPLSVWVAEDLVLAGAPAALHTAGLAASALAAGYAGVALAAVWRRPEPKGGGAQAAVGGAVPSGSGGAVGIRRPAPGELLPLPALAAAAVLLGALALPGVHAWWSALLGHPGAPVPGLAQAAGSGLLAVLVLGAVTSWRLRRPAARAADRRWVRWPRSWLGLERAARVAVVTPVLATARGLAAFDDRVLDRAVYGAASGVPRVSAALARRVEPAVESAIAALAAGARALGTRARRPQTGQVHQYYAQAVTVLAAVALVFVLVAAVV from the coding sequence ATGGGTGCGTTGCAGCCGGGGGACGCGCTGCTGTGGATGCTCGTCGGCCTGCCCGCCGCCGCGGGCGCCGCGCTGCTCGTGTGCGGGCGCCGGGCCGACCGGGCGGCCGCCGCGGTGGCGGTCGCGGCCGCTGCGGCGCAGCTCGTCCTGGCCGCGGCCGCGGCCGTGCAGCGCCCGACGGCGACGGCTCCGGCGCTGCCGGGGATCTCCTTCGGCCTGGCCGTGGACGGCCTGGCGGCGGTCGGCGTCTGCACCCTGGCGGCCGTCTTCGCCGCGGTCGCGGTCTTCTCCGCGGGAGAGCGCGGCGAGCCCGAGTCGGGCGGCGGGCGTTCCGGCGCGGCGCCGGACGGCGTGCGCCGCTACGGCGCCCATTACTACGGGCTGCTGCTGCTCTTCGCGGCGGCGATGTCCGCCGCCGTCACCGCCACCGACCTGCTCACTCTGCTCATGGCCTGGGAGGCCATGGGCGCCGCCTCCTACGGGCTGATCGCCTTCCACCGCAGTGAACCGCGCTCGGGGCGCTCCGCCGCCGTCTCCTTTATCACCACCCGCACCGCCGACCTGGGCATGTACGCGGCCGCGGGCGCCGCCCTGGCCGGCGGCGTCCCCGGCCTGGACCTGAGCGGCCTGGCAGGGCTGGAGGCGCCGTGGAACCATGTGGCTGCCGGCGGACTTCTGGTAGCCGCGCTGGGCAAGTCCGCCCAGCTGCCGTTCAGCTTCTGGTTGTCGCGCGCCATGGACGGCCCCAGCCCGGTCTCGGCGCTGCTGCATTCGGCGACGATGGTCGCTGCGGGCGGCTACCTGCTGCTGCGCGTCCAGCCGGCGCTGGCGGCGACCGGGTGGCCCGCCGTCGCGGCGGCCTGGGTCGGCGCGCTCACCGCTGTGGTCCTGGGCGCAATCGCGTGCGCGCAGCGCGACCTCAAGCAGTTGCTCGCCGCCTCGACCGGCGCCCAGCTCGGGTTCGTCGTGCTCGCCGCCGGGATCGGGGGAGTGTCCGGGGGCGCCGCCCAGTTCGCCGCGCACGCCGCGGTCAAGAGTCTGCTGTTCCTGGTCGCCGGCGTCTGGCTGGCCGCACTGGGCACGCGGGATCTCGCCGGCCTCGCAGGAGCCGCCCGCCGCCACCCCGTGGCGGGCGGGTGCTTCACAGCCGGCGCGCTTGCGCTCGGCGGCGTGCCGCCGCTGTCGGTTTGGGTGGCCGAGGACCTGGTCCTGGCGGGCGCCCCCGCTGCCCTGCACACGGCGGGGCTCGCGGCGTCCGCCCTGGCGGCCGGTTATGCCGGCGTGGCGTTGGCCGCGGTGTGGCGCCGCCCGGAGCCGAAAGGGGGTGGTGCGCAGGCCGCGGTCGGCGGCGCGGTGCCCTCGGGGAGTGGAGGTGCGGTCGGCATCCGCCGGCCGGCTCCCGGCGAGCTGCTGCCGCTTCCGGCGCTCGCCGCGGCCGCGGTACTCCTGGGCGCGCTCGCGCTGCCGGGAGTCCATGCGTGGTGGAGCGCGCTGCTCGGCCACCCCGGCGCGCCCGTGCCCGGCCTCGCCCAGGCCGCGGGGTCGGGTCTGCTCGCGGTACTCGTCCTCGGTGCCGTGACGTCGTGGCGCCTTCGGCGACCGGCGGCCAGGGCGGCGGATCGCCGGTGGGTGCGCTGGCCGCGCTCGTGGCTGGGTCTGGAACGCGCCGCGCGGGTCGCCGTGGTGACCCCTGTGCTCGCGACGGCCCGCGGTCTTGCCGCCTTCGACGACCGCGTGCTGGACCGCGCTGTGTACGGGGCCGCTTCGGGAGTCCCCCGCGTCTCGGCCGCGCTGGCCCGCCGTGTCGAACCGGCGGTGGAGTCCGCGATCGCCGCCCTCGCCGCCGGCGCCCGCGCCCTGGGCACGCGGGCCAGGCGCCCGCAGACCGGCCAGGTCCATCAGTACTACGCCCAGGCGGTCACCGTCCTCGCGGCGGTGGCGCTGGTATTCGTGCTTGTCGCGGCGGTGGTGTGA
- a CDS encoding complex I subunit 4 family protein, giving the protein MLSVVVFLPLLAAGVLAVLPRLADRAVAAVWIAVAGIELVLVVLLWIGYYAAADPGAADTADRPAGPAGPIAYETDLEWIPSLGSGYHIGVDGLSLPLVAMTAVLFLACAVYSLRARQPRMRGYTALFLALQTVSTGLFAALDLLLFFVFFDLSIALMYFVIAGWGHGNPARSALRFFLYTFVGSLALLVGFIGLYLAADPHTFDMVELARRTPLDGRAFAGGAVLLAVGIGLAVKTPLVPFHTWLPPAHTDAPAAGSAILAGVLLKMGAYGFARIAMPILPDAWSAWAPGIAAVGAVSVLYGALVALAQSDFKRMVAYTSVNHMGYVLLGLGAAGTAAAGSGGAAPAAAGLAVSGAAVQLVSHGLLTGALFLLAGVLYERGGGYDMGSYSGLATPAPRFAAVLAVAAFGSLGLPGLSGFIAEFQIFTGGLGLLPVQTALALPGILITAALLLRALQRLLLGGLRLPPGAGGGFGDLRAEESAAVVPLLALSVLIGLLPHTLLDVVAPAASAVADLVLR; this is encoded by the coding sequence GTGCTTTCCGTCGTCGTCTTCCTCCCCCTGCTGGCCGCAGGTGTGCTGGCGGTGCTGCCGCGGCTCGCGGACCGGGCCGTGGCGGCGGTGTGGATCGCGGTGGCCGGGATCGAGCTGGTGCTGGTCGTACTGCTGTGGATCGGCTACTACGCCGCTGCCGATCCCGGGGCCGCCGACACCGCCGACCGCCCCGCCGGACCCGCCGGACCGATCGCCTATGAGACGGACCTGGAGTGGATCCCCAGCCTCGGTTCCGGCTACCACATCGGCGTCGACGGGCTCTCCCTGCCGCTGGTGGCGATGACCGCTGTGCTGTTCCTGGCCTGCGCGGTCTACTCGCTGCGCGCGCGGCAGCCGAGGATGCGCGGCTACACGGCGCTGTTCCTGGCCCTGCAGACCGTCTCCACCGGACTCTTCGCCGCTCTCGACCTGCTGCTGTTCTTCGTCTTCTTCGACCTGTCCATCGCGCTGATGTACTTCGTCATCGCGGGATGGGGGCACGGCAACCCCGCTCGGTCCGCGCTGCGGTTCTTCCTCTACACCTTCGTCGGCTCGCTCGCGCTGCTCGTGGGGTTCATCGGCCTGTACCTCGCCGCGGACCCGCACACCTTCGACATGGTCGAGCTGGCGCGGAGGACCCCGCTCGACGGACGCGCCTTCGCAGGCGGCGCGGTGCTGCTGGCCGTCGGGATCGGGCTGGCCGTGAAGACGCCGCTGGTGCCTTTCCACACCTGGCTGCCGCCCGCGCACACCGACGCGCCCGCCGCCGGATCGGCGATCCTGGCGGGGGTGCTGCTGAAGATGGGCGCCTACGGATTCGCGCGCATCGCCATGCCGATCCTGCCCGACGCCTGGAGCGCATGGGCGCCCGGCATCGCCGCCGTGGGAGCCGTCTCGGTGCTCTACGGCGCGCTGGTGGCTCTGGCCCAGAGCGACTTCAAACGCATGGTCGCCTACACCTCGGTCAACCACATGGGCTATGTGCTGCTGGGCCTGGGCGCGGCCGGGACGGCGGCGGCCGGATCCGGCGGTGCCGCTCCGGCCGCAGCCGGGCTCGCCGTCAGCGGGGCGGCGGTGCAACTGGTCAGCCACGGCCTGCTCACCGGAGCGCTGTTCCTGCTCGCCGGCGTCCTCTACGAGCGCGGCGGAGGTTACGACATGGGCTCCTACAGCGGGCTGGCCACTCCGGCCCCGCGCTTCGCCGCGGTGCTTGCGGTGGCCGCCTTCGGTTCGCTGGGGCTGCCGGGGCTCTCGGGGTTCATCGCCGAGTTCCAGATCTTCACCGGCGGACTGGGCCTGCTGCCCGTGCAGACGGCCCTGGCGCTGCCGGGAATCCTGATCACCGCCGCGCTGCTGCTGCGCGCGCTCCAGCGGCTGCTGCTGGGCGGACTCCGGCTGCCGCCGGGCGCCGGCGGCGGCTTCGGCGACCTGCGGGCCGAGGAGAGCGCGGCCGTCGTGCCGCTGCTCGCGCTGTCCGTGCTCATCGGGCTGCTGCCGCATACGCTGCTCGACGTCGTCGCCCCGGCAGCCTCCGCCGTGGCCGACCTGGTGCTGCGGTAG
- the fdh gene encoding formate dehydrogenase — protein sequence MGVRTLIESWPVYRQLTGKDPSGRGAAAKSAGSRNLRARTAEADRVVKSVCPYCAVGCGQNVYVRDEQVVQIEGDPDSPISRGRLCPKGSASLQLTTGSSRRHTVLYRPPHAADFSEIGLWDAMHMVADRVIEARRQGWQDEQNGIRTSRTLGLASLGGATLDNEENYLIKKLLTALGVVQIENQARVCHSSTVAGLGTSFGRGGATTFMQDLQNSDCIVIEGSNYAEAHPVGFQWVMEAKARGAVVIHVDPHYSRTSALADLHVPIRAGTDIAFLGGIINRVLSEGHYFREYLLNFTNAATIVNEDFRDTEDLDGLFSGFSEDGRKYNVRDWRYEGVDIAPASGKRDEEYWDRVEQPQETGAGARPESQGAGGAAVGGTPETDPTLEHPRCVFQILKRHYSRYTPEMVEEICGIPRETFRRVCDHLTENSGRDRTSAFCYAVGWTQHTVGAQYIRAASVLQLLLGNIGRPGGGIQALRGHASIQGSSDVPTLFNLLPGYIPMPHAHEEQTLEDFVTADAAVNGFWSEMDSYLVSLLKAWWGEHATADNDFAFDHLPRITGSHSTYDTVMEQMRGVCKGYFLMGENPAVGSANARAQRRGMANLDWLVVRDFSLIESATWWRDGPEIESGEMRTEDIGTEVFFFPAASHTEKSGTFTNTNRTLQWHDRAVLPGGDARSDLWFMYHLGRILREKLAGSTDPRDRPLLELTWDYPLEEGAEPSAAAVLAEINGYDAEGRHLDVYTQLKSDGSTTCGCWIYCGVYAEGVNQAARRKPHTEQDWIAAEWAWSWPNNRRLLYNRASADADGAPWSDRKALVWWDEEKGRWTGHDIPDFEADKRPDYEPPEGARGVQALNGRDAFIMQGDGKGWLYAPAGLTDGPMPTHYEPQDSPFANLLYGQSRNPTRLVYPHPDNRYHPDPGTPEAEVFPFVVTTYRLTEHFTAGGMSRWTPYLAELQPEFFCEVSPELARERGLTHGDWATVVSARNAIEARVLVTDRMVPLRVQGRTVHQIGMPYHWGPNGYTTGDAFNELSSIALDSNVHIQEVKALTVDIRPGRRPRGGERRELVLDYQRRAGIDDRTGTEV from the coding sequence ATGGGCGTTCGCACGTTGATCGAGTCATGGCCGGTCTACCGGCAGCTGACCGGAAAAGACCCGTCCGGTCGCGGAGCCGCGGCCAAGTCCGCGGGCAGCCGCAATCTGCGGGCGCGCACGGCTGAGGCCGACCGGGTGGTCAAGTCGGTCTGCCCCTACTGCGCGGTGGGGTGCGGGCAGAACGTCTACGTCCGCGACGAGCAGGTCGTGCAGATCGAGGGCGACCCCGACTCCCCCATCAGCCGGGGCCGACTGTGCCCCAAAGGTTCGGCCAGCCTGCAGCTCACCACCGGCTCCTCCCGTCGGCACACGGTGCTCTACCGGCCGCCGCATGCCGCCGACTTCTCAGAGATCGGCCTGTGGGACGCCATGCACATGGTCGCCGACCGGGTGATCGAGGCCCGCCGCCAGGGCTGGCAGGACGAGCAGAACGGGATCCGGACCTCCCGCACCCTGGGTCTCGCGAGCCTCGGCGGCGCCACACTGGACAACGAGGAGAACTACCTCATCAAAAAGCTGCTGACGGCGCTGGGCGTGGTGCAGATCGAGAACCAGGCGCGCGTCTGCCACAGCTCCACGGTGGCCGGGCTGGGCACCTCGTTCGGCCGCGGCGGCGCCACCACGTTCATGCAGGATCTGCAGAACTCCGACTGCATCGTCATCGAGGGCTCCAACTACGCGGAGGCGCACCCCGTCGGGTTCCAGTGGGTGATGGAGGCCAAGGCCCGCGGAGCCGTGGTCATCCACGTCGACCCCCACTACAGCCGCACCAGCGCGCTGGCCGACCTGCACGTGCCCATCCGCGCCGGCACCGACATCGCCTTCCTCGGCGGGATCATCAACCGCGTGCTCAGCGAGGGGCACTACTTCCGCGAGTACCTGCTGAACTTCACCAACGCCGCCACCATCGTCAACGAGGACTTCCGCGACACCGAGGACCTCGACGGGCTGTTCTCCGGCTTCTCCGAGGACGGGCGCAAGTACAACGTGCGGGACTGGCGCTACGAGGGCGTGGACATCGCCCCGGCCTCGGGCAAACGCGACGAGGAGTACTGGGACCGGGTCGAGCAGCCGCAGGAGACCGGGGCGGGCGCGCGGCCGGAATCCCAGGGTGCGGGCGGCGCCGCGGTCGGCGGCACCCCCGAGACCGACCCCACGCTGGAGCACCCCCGCTGCGTGTTCCAGATCCTCAAGCGGCACTACTCCCGCTACACACCGGAGATGGTCGAGGAGATCTGCGGCATCCCCCGCGAGACGTTCCGGCGGGTGTGCGACCACCTGACCGAGAACTCCGGGCGCGACCGCACGTCCGCCTTCTGCTACGCGGTGGGCTGGACCCAGCACACCGTCGGCGCCCAGTACATCCGGGCGGCCTCGGTGCTGCAGCTGCTGCTGGGCAACATCGGCCGGCCGGGCGGCGGCATCCAGGCGCTGCGCGGCCACGCCAGCATCCAGGGTTCCAGCGACGTGCCGACCCTGTTCAACCTGCTGCCCGGCTACATCCCGATGCCCCACGCCCACGAGGAGCAGACGCTGGAGGACTTCGTGACCGCCGACGCCGCGGTCAACGGGTTCTGGTCGGAGATGGACTCCTACCTGGTCAGCCTGCTCAAAGCCTGGTGGGGCGAGCACGCCACGGCCGACAACGACTTCGCCTTCGACCACCTGCCCCGCATCACCGGTTCGCACAGCACCTACGACACCGTCATGGAGCAGATGCGCGGGGTGTGCAAGGGCTACTTCCTGATGGGCGAGAACCCGGCCGTCGGCTCGGCCAACGCCCGCGCGCAGCGCCGGGGCATGGCCAACCTGGACTGGCTGGTGGTACGCGACTTCTCGCTCATCGAGAGCGCGACCTGGTGGAGGGACGGCCCGGAGATCGAATCGGGCGAGATGCGCACCGAGGACATCGGCACCGAGGTGTTCTTCTTCCCCGCCGCCTCCCACACCGAGAAGTCGGGCACCTTCACCAACACCAACCGGACGCTGCAGTGGCACGACCGGGCGGTGCTGCCCGGCGGCGACGCCCGCAGCGACCTGTGGTTCATGTACCACCTGGGCCGCATCCTGCGCGAGAAGCTCGCGGGATCGACCGACCCGCGCGACCGCCCGCTGCTGGAGCTGACCTGGGACTACCCGCTGGAGGAGGGCGCCGAGCCCTCCGCTGCGGCCGTCCTCGCCGAGATCAACGGCTACGACGCCGAGGGCCGCCACCTCGACGTCTACACCCAGCTGAAGAGCGACGGTTCGACCACGTGCGGCTGCTGGATCTACTGCGGGGTCTACGCCGAGGGCGTCAACCAGGCCGCCCGCCGCAAACCCCACACCGAGCAGGACTGGATCGCCGCCGAGTGGGCGTGGTCGTGGCCCAACAACCGGCGGCTGCTGTACAACCGGGCCTCCGCCGACGCCGACGGCGCGCCCTGGAGCGACCGCAAGGCGCTGGTGTGGTGGGACGAGGAGAAGGGGCGGTGGACCGGCCACGACATCCCCGACTTCGAGGCCGACAAGCGCCCCGACTACGAACCGCCCGAGGGCGCCCGGGGTGTGCAGGCTCTCAACGGCAGGGACGCGTTCATCATGCAGGGCGACGGCAAGGGCTGGCTGTACGCGCCGGCCGGGCTCACCGACGGGCCGATGCCCACGCACTACGAGCCGCAGGATTCGCCGTTCGCCAATCTGCTCTACGGGCAGAGCCGCAACCCCACGCGCCTGGTCTACCCGCATCCGGACAACCGCTATCACCCCGATCCCGGCACGCCGGAGGCCGAGGTCTTCCCCTTCGTGGTGACCACCTACCGGCTCACCGAGCATTTCACCGCGGGCGGGATGAGCCGGTGGACGCCCTATCTCGCCGAGCTGCAGCCGGAGTTCTTCTGCGAGGTCTCACCCGAGCTGGCCCGTGAGCGGGGCCTGACGCACGGCGACTGGGCCACCGTCGTCTCGGCGCGCAACGCCATCGAGGCGCGGGTACTGGTGACCGACCGCATGGTGCCGCTGCGGGTGCAGGGCCGCACCGTGCACCAGATCGGGATGCCTTACCACTGGGGCCCCAACGGCTACACCACGGGCGACGCCTTCAACGAGCTGTCGTCGATCGCGCTGGACTCCAACGTGCACATCCAGGAGGTCAAGGCGCTGACCGTGGACATCCGGCCGGGGCGCCGCCCTCGCGGAGGCGAGCGCCGCGAGCTGGTGCTGGACTACCAGCGGCGCGCCGGAATCGACGACCGCACCGGAACGGAGGTATGA
- a CDS encoding NADH-quinone oxidoreductase subunit N, which yields MTTTTLIGLLPEGILAFAAVAGLLLGSWLPRRRQWVVRALALAAVAAALAATGAAAAPAAQTVASGGYAVDAGLHAARAAVLVGTGLVVLTAADRFAGTRRETEVYVLLLLAAVGSLVLAGANGLLLLAVGYLLASIPLYALVAAAKDAPGTEGSLKFFLLGALFSVVLLGGTTVLLAAGGATGYTPLGAGLPEAPPAAAAAGAIAVLAALLFKAGAVPAHFWVPDATEGAPAPVAAFITTVPKIGALVAAYRIGAALPLEAAGDWSLLLACVSAATMVLGNLAAFAQDGVLRLLAYSTVGQVGFLLMGAAAYAGSAEALRGLLYYLAAYTVTNIGAFAAVCALPRAERIGDWRGLFGRRPWLALSLVVCLLGLVGTPPTAVFVGKLTVFTAAFDAGLVWLVVLAAVMTAASLFYYLRWILPLFQRPGAEDCGADAAAGAEPAGRWSTGVAIAAAAASLLLGAGAGPVLEFLDAAPLAG from the coding sequence ATGACCACGACGACGCTCATCGGACTCCTGCCCGAGGGGATACTGGCCTTCGCCGCAGTCGCGGGCCTGCTGCTGGGCAGTTGGCTGCCGCGCCGGCGGCAGTGGGTGGTGCGCGCGCTCGCGCTGGCCGCCGTCGCCGCGGCACTGGCCGCCACGGGCGCCGCGGCGGCCCCTGCGGCGCAGACCGTCGCCTCGGGCGGCTACGCCGTCGACGCCGGACTGCACGCCGCGCGCGCCGCCGTACTGGTGGGCACCGGGCTGGTGGTGCTGACCGCCGCCGACCGGTTCGCCGGAACCCGCCGCGAGACCGAGGTCTATGTGCTGCTGCTGCTGGCAGCGGTGGGCTCGCTGGTGCTGGCCGGGGCCAACGGCCTGCTCCTGCTGGCGGTCGGCTACCTGCTGGCGAGCATCCCGCTCTATGCGCTGGTGGCCGCGGCCAAGGACGCCCCGGGCACGGAGGGGAGCCTGAAGTTCTTCCTGCTGGGCGCCCTGTTCAGCGTGGTCCTGCTGGGCGGCACGACCGTGCTGCTGGCGGCGGGCGGCGCGACCGGCTACACGCCGCTGGGTGCCGGGCTGCCCGAGGCGCCGCCCGCCGCCGCTGCCGCCGGGGCGATCGCGGTGCTGGCAGCGCTGCTGTTCAAGGCGGGGGCGGTGCCGGCGCACTTCTGGGTGCCCGATGCGACCGAGGGCGCGCCGGCGCCCGTGGCGGCCTTCATCACCACGGTGCCCAAGATCGGCGCCCTGGTGGCGGCCTACCGGATCGGCGCCGCCCTGCCGCTGGAGGCCGCGGGGGACTGGTCGCTGCTGCTCGCCTGCGTCTCCGCGGCCACCATGGTGCTGGGCAACCTCGCCGCCTTCGCCCAGGACGGCGTGCTCCGGCTGCTCGCCTACTCCACCGTCGGCCAGGTCGGGTTCCTGCTGATGGGCGCGGCCGCCTACGCGGGATCGGCCGAGGCCCTGCGGGGACTGCTCTACTACCTGGCGGCCTACACGGTCACCAACATCGGCGCGTTCGCCGCGGTGTGCGCGCTGCCCCGGGCGGAGCGGATCGGCGACTGGCGGGGCCTGTTCGGGCGCCGCCCCTGGCTCGCGCTCAGCCTCGTGGTATGCCTGCTCGGCCTGGTCGGCACCCCGCCGACCGCGGTGTTCGTCGGCAAGCTCACCGTGTTCACCGCCGCGTTCGACGCCGGGCTGGTGTGGCTGGTTGTGCTCGCCGCGGTCATGACCGCGGCGAGCCTGTTCTACTACCTGCGCTGGATCCTGCCGCTGTTCCAGCGGCCGGGAGCCGAAGACTGCGGCGCCGACGCGGCCGCCGGCGCCGAGCCCGCCGGGCGCTGGAGCACGGGCGTGGCGATCGCGGCCGCCGCGGCGTCGCTGCTGCTGGGAGCGGGCGCCGGACCGGTGCTGGAGTTCCTCGATGCCGCCCCCCTCGCCGGCTGA
- a CDS encoding NADH-quinone oxidoreductase subunit NuoK yields the protein MLEAFLLLAAALLAVGLYGALSQQSIVMVMMGLELMVNAVMVAAAAVWFHVSPQLPDGQVLVLVAMLAMAVEMAMGFAVAIAIFRARDVDVTDSAGDLRG from the coding sequence ATGCTGGAGGCGTTCCTGCTGCTGGCCGCCGCGCTGCTGGCCGTCGGCCTCTACGGCGCGCTGAGTCAGCAGTCCATCGTCATGGTCATGATGGGCCTGGAGCTGATGGTCAACGCGGTCATGGTCGCCGCGGCCGCCGTCTGGTTCCACGTGTCGCCCCAGCTGCCCGACGGCCAGGTGCTGGTCCTGGTGGCGATGCTCGCGATGGCGGTCGAGATGGCGATGGGCTTCGCGGTGGCGATCGCGATCTTCCGGGCGCGCGACGTGGACGTGACCGACTCGGCCGGCGACCTGCGGGGCTGA